From the Triticum urartu cultivar G1812 chromosome 4, Tu2.1, whole genome shotgun sequence genome, the window GAAGAAAGAAACACCCGAACAATGAAGAAAAATGGGAAATCCAAAGAAAAACCatgagaaaaaaaattaaaagaaaagaaaacaaaggaAAAATGAAGTAAACTGATGAAAACTAAGAAGGAAACATAAACCGAAGAAAGGCAAAGAAAATATaatagaaaaaaaatcagagaatGGACAAAAGAGAaatgaaaaaaagagaaagaaaccAGCAAAAGCGGGAATACAATATGAAGAAAGCGTTGCAAAACAAAGGAAAACCGAAGAAACCCACGAAGAAACAGAGAAAAAAACGAAAAAGAAATTGAAAAGATGCAACGCAACCGAGAGAAGGAAGCAAATGCGAGCGACAGCGTGTGTGCGAAGGAACGCATGAAAAAGGCTGGCCTAGTATTGTAGTTGCAGGGGAAAGCTTCAGGCGAGACAGTTGATATAGTCCTTGCGGTGTCACATGGCTCACGGCGAGCCGTGCTCATTGGAACCCTGGAAACAAGAAGCCCGCTCAGTCCAGCGAACTTGATCACTCATCATTCTTTATATACCTTTATCAAAGCAATATAACATAGTTCACACCCGAACGATACAATATGATGAGAAAGACTCTCGTACAAAGCCAATCAAAAGATACAACTTAAGTCTAAAACAGGCTTAACACCTCGTCGAGGTTCGACCAAAGAATCCTGAGCTCCACGATAACACCCCAGAGAGGGTGACAACGCGACCTGCCGAGTCCGAGCATAGACATTGGCTTTTACCTGGAGCACCGAGACAGAAACAAGTGGCACGACGACGTTTCAGGAAGCAAGCACACCCATAGGTGCCGCCGTTGTCGGCGCCAGAAATGCAAAGCTTTCGCTCGAAAGCTCGCCTACATCACCAAGAGGAGTTTCGATCACCACCACAACGAGGGCTAGCTCATCCACACCAGATCTGCGCACTGCAAGAGCAGACCAGAGCCTCCCATCACTACACCCCTTTCCGTCCACACGACCAAGAGGTGGAGCCTGCCAGAAAGCCAATCGTGAAGCCACCATCCAGTACCGCTGCCCCGGCATCCCCTAGGCATCACCGATCATCCACGTCACGACCAGGCAACAACGGTAGGAGGAGTGAAAGGCGCCTCCTTGCCTTTCTCTGTGTACTCTTTACTTGTGCTACCTGCCTAGAGAGTAACTTATATGGAATTTTGCTCGCGCCATGATTAATGCTCTGTGCTTGACGACGGAAACGAAATAAAATCAGAACACTCACCGGGCAATGATAAGCTGGGTTATCTTTCTTACTTTCTCACTTCCATGTTCCAACATGCATGTGCATGCATGCATTCTTTTCTCGGCAAGGAGGCGGTAAGCGTTGCCATATaggatccggcttgcctgctccctcttcATGCTCTCATCCGTGCTTCCACTTCATCGTACGACtgttttttttttttatttttttctttctaatctaatcaGTAATCATCTCCCTTCCTGATTTTAAGGGGGTGGGACCGGACCTTATTTTATTTCAATTAAATCAAGCCACATACGCGAGAGCACAGATGAACACACGCGCGGGAAGCCGTATACGGGTATTCATAAAGTTTAACACGTTTGGGCGTGTGATTAGGCCTGCAATTAGGTATAATCCTTGTGTTTAGCTGGACGTAAACACCTCAAAAAGGCAAAGGCATAAACACAAAGCTGCAATTTGGTGGCCGGAAGCAAAGGAATTCAAAGATTCTTCCGGCGATCAATCCATCTCCTGTGGTCCTGCGTATATATACTAGCTAGCTAGGCTTTGTCACGCATTGCTTCGGCCGCTAAGCTTCGTGGAATCGCGTGGTTCACGATAATCACGTACGTACAGCGCCGATCGATTAGGCAGGTGGGTAGCCAGACGCGACATGAGGAGTCATGGGACACTTCCACACTCAAAATCGCTCTATTTATTCCCTCCTTGATGCATTGTCCCGACTTCAACACGTGCGCAGGCTATCGATCTATCAATGGGTGCGCACACGCTTCTCACCCCGGTTGTCAGCAAGATCTTCTGCAGCTCCCTGCAGGCCGTGCTCCTGGTCCGCCGCCGTCCCCCCGCCGTCACCGGAGGCGGCTTCGTCGTCACCGACCGCGAGCAGAGGGTAGTCTTCAGCGTCGACGGCTGCGGGATCATCGGCGCCAGCGGGCAGCTCGTCGTCAGGGACGGCGACGGCACCGCCATCCTCTTCATCCACAAGAAGGTGAGTTACCGAGTTCGTAGGTCGAGCTCGAGCTAGTCCATGTGCCATCTCTGCGTGTTTCAACCGATTTGGCCGGTGTCACAGGGAGGAGTCGTCCAAGCGCTGAGCGTTCACAACCGGTGGAAAGGGTACCTCATGGACTACGGCGAGCCGAGCAAGCCGGTGTTCAGCTTGCAGGACCCGAAGCCGGTGCTCAGCTGCGCGGCGGGCGACGTCCGGGTCACCGTCGAACCCAAGGGGAGGAAGCGGCACTGGGACTACGAGGTCACGGGATCCTTCGCCCACAGGGCTTGCGCCGTCAAGAGCCGCACAGGCCACGTCGTAGCACAGGTAAAGTTCTATCACGTGATAAGTCAAAGGAGTTGAGTCATGAGTTCAGTTCAACTCAATTACTGTACAAATTATGAGTTTTGATTTTCTAATAACGTGTGAACTAGATTGGAGTGAAGGGGATGATGGCCGGCCGGGACTTCTACCATGTGGTGGTGCAGCCGGGCTATGACCAGGCCTTTGTGATTGGCGTAATTGCCATCCTCGACAACATGAATGGGGAATCCACAAGGTGTTAATGCTACAAAGTGGGAGCAATGAGCTCATCACATTTAGCCATGGGACCGATAAGATTGTATTGCCAATTTGTTTAATTATCTTGATTGATTATTTGCTGGGCCGCTATATTTGCTCCTTCTCAATGGTAGTCTGGAGGTGAAATTACTGTAAATTGGTGTAAATTAAGGTTGGGTTTGTTGAACAAGCAAATGGTATGTATAGTGTTGCATATCTTGCGAACACGCTCCACATGTTTGCCTATGCCCTAGACTGAGTTGGCTGGGGTTTGCTGCCATGAACCTGCCTCGATGTTCATTGGAGGTGACTTTAATACTGTCCGCCATGGGGCAAAAGTACCGATGACCTTTTCCGTTCACTAGCTAATTGCTCGTGCGTAGCAATGATGGCATACATATTCTATTGGTTCAACAAGGCTCATATTGCAAAGCGCTGAGCACAACAGGAACCTAAACCTTGCTGCAAAGAAGGGGACTTGAAGATTAGTTTGTAGTCATAAAAAATAGTTCGGCAACAAGGCTTGTATTGCAAAGCCTGACGCACAACACAACCTTTGTTGCAAAGAAGGGAATTTGGGGATTTAGTTGATGTCACAGTCGTATAAAAAATAACTGTTCCACGAGGATTGCAACAAGGCTTGTGTTGCCAAGAGCTAAGCGCAACATAGATCGCCATGGGGAAAAAGTATTGGTGACCTTTCCTGCCCACTAGCTAATTGCTCGTGCGTTGCAATGATGACATACATATTCTATTGGTTCAACATAAATCATGTCGGCCATAAATCTTACACCCATCGTATTACATACCTTGGTAAGATTTGAATTGATTTGACTACGTGTAGGGAAGGCAATTTTTGATTTAGGTGAGGTGGTTTTAATAAGATTTGATTCGATTTGATTTGATATGGGTAGGAGAAGACAAGGAAAGTTTTAGCCCAGGTTTTGGATTCGAATGCCAGCAACCCATTTTTTTCCTGTCATGATCTTTTTCATTTTGCAATCACATAGTGTCAACACTGCCACTTGCACTCACACATCATGTTTACATGCTCATGTTTAATTTCCGGTCTCAAATTGACAAATTTGCATCAGAAATCACAAACTATAACATCTTTCATTACACACATTGCGACAAAATATCACCATAAATGGAAGCAGCTGCAGTAGCCATTGCTCGAGTTTCATTAGGCCAAACACATAATATATTTCAGTACAAACCGACATATTTATAACATAATCCATTGATCCATTTAACTCATATGACCAACCTCGCAGATAAAACCCCTAATGATAAATGCCACACATAGATAATTGCCATGAGCATACCGGTGACACTATGACTAAAGCCCTTCTCTCCATTCTTTCAATTTGTTGACTCCGACATATGGGCTTTATCTTTCTTCATCCTACATATATGATGCTCGTTATCAATTTGTGCCCTTTCCAGCTTCATATTGTCGTCGGCAGCCTTATGGATCACAATACTTGTTGCCCCCTGTCTTCATCCACCCACCCCAAATATCCACAAGAATATAGCTACCAAATTCATATGGCGACTCAATTAGAATCGGTAAAACATTTCACAAAACAAATGGCCAGCAGCATAAAGACAACAAATTGTATTTAATGGACTGATTCACTAACGTCATATGGGCAGCTCAAAAATCTACGACCAACGTCAAATCCTTCACTACAAACTCCACGAGCTGGTGTAAGTTCATGCATACAAGATGATTCCTTCTTCTCTATCACATACTTCCTCCGTCCGAAAAATcttgtccctcaaatggatgtatctagcaccaagatacatccatttgagggacaagcCTGTGACAATTTTTTTGGACGAAGGGAGTAGTACTTATAATCGTATACAAACAACCCCCAATCACCCCCGTACCTTATCACATGGTATATGTGGTAAGCAACTTTCGAATGGAAATTAAGCTACAATAATTAAGGCCGTTAGATTTACTTTAAAAGGTACataattcaaaaaaatatcaATACAAAACAGCCATTGACCCAACCCCTCCTGTGCCGCCCCCGCGAGGCGACGGGGAGGGGCCTTTGATCTGCTTCACCGATCGCCTTCTCCTACCCTCCCTCCCTCGCCGCCACCCAAGGGCATGGCTGGGTGAAGCCCGACAGGCGCCGACGCTGGCGGGGCGTCTTCTTCCCCTTGCGATGGGGCAGCACGGGCCGGCCTCCTCGGGCCTGGGCACGGCACAGGGTGCCGCGGCACAACGGATCGCTGGCGTGGGGTGCCTGCGTGGGGTGCCTGCGTGGGTGATGCGATAACGTGAAGGACTTCGTGGTTGTGGCGACCCAGGGTGGCGGCCCTGGAAAGGTGGTGACATGTGAAGCCCAGACCTCCCACGATGACACGGCGTAGCGGTGTCCCTGTCCAAGGTGGATCTGCACCAGCGATCTGGTGGCTTTGACTTCGGATTGGATCGGGTCAGCGACGGTGATGAGCGTGCATGATTCCTCTCGGTGGCTCTCGCGGTTTGGCGAGGTGGGTTGGTGGCCCTCATCCCAGTCTAGTGGTGAAACACACAGGCAGTGGCCAGTTGTGCCTAGGCTCCCACGGTGGCAGTGCTGTTGTAGATGATCGCCAGATCCGGACGGCCAGATTTGGGGCTTGGAAGGCGGTCTGGATGGTACAAATGTTGTCAGTTGGATGCTCATGGGGTAGATCCAGGTGAAAACCTGGTCTTCGGTCGGCGACCGGAGCCGGTGATGCTGACGCCCTCGACGTCgtttccttcttgaaggcatcaTCGAGGTGAAGCTCCCAACTCCATCCGCTACCTCCAGGGGAAACCCCAGATCATTCGATCGGATGACGGCGACACACTTGTGTCATTCCCTCCTTggggcgtcattcttggaggtgTGCATTGGCTTGAGGGACCAGTGGACAGTTCCAACGGTGGAGCGGCATTCCATGTGACACATCGACGACATGGAGTCTCGGCTGAATGGTGCAGCAGGGCCTCGACGACGGATGTGTGATGATGAATGAGGAGGCATTGTCTGGTGTCGTGGAGGCGTCGACAGCAGGCATGTCAAGTTTAATGCGTCAGTACATGCTGTGAAGATGGTTTGGTGGAAGACGCTGGCGATGACCTATGATAGTGCATTGGACCGGTTTGCGTCCCGGACCTAGTATGTAGGTTGGTTGGGCCCTCCGGCTTTAGATGCTAGGCTTAGGTGAGAGGTCTGGGTATCCGGCATAGACTTTCTGCACTCCTTCATCAAGGGCATAGGAGTAGCGACAAATGTTGCCAAGATAGCGGATTCAGGCATATTGATGTACTACTTTGTAaggttgatacatctccaacgtatctataatttttgattgttccatactattatattatctgttttggatgtttcgtatgcattaatatgctattttatattatttctgggactaacctattaacctagagcccagtgtcagttcctgttttttccttgttttagagtttcgcagaaaaggaataccaaacggaataaaaactttcacggtgatttttcttggaccagaagacaaccataagacttggagatgaagtcgaAGGAGCCACGAGACGGccactgatatgtctccaacgtatctataatttttgattgctccatgctatattatctactgttttggacattattaggctttattttttcacttttata encodes:
- the LOC125554208 gene encoding protein LURP-one-related 6-like; amino-acid sequence: MGAHTLLTPVVSKIFCSSLQAVLLVRRRPPAVTGGGFVVTDREQRVVFSVDGCGIIGASGQLVVRDGDGTAILFIHKKGGVVQALSVHNRWKGYLMDYGEPSKPVFSLQDPKPVLSCAAGDVRVTVEPKGRKRHWDYEVTGSFAHRACAVKSRTGHVVAQIGVKGMMAGRDFYHVVVQPGYDQAFVIGVIAILDNMNGESTRC